A single Lactuca sativa cultivar Salinas chromosome 8, Lsat_Salinas_v11, whole genome shotgun sequence DNA region contains:
- the LOC111915267 gene encoding uncharacterized protein LOC111915267, with protein sequence MAEKLHPALMITNIRNFIPITLEIENAQYTSWAELFKIHCRAFEVIDHIQPKVESTATVDGKQPPPVMSTDLWILLDAIIIQWIYSTISNDLLQTILKPNSTVAQAWTALESIFQDNQNKRALYLEHKLVTTKLANFPNCSAYCQALKMLSDQLSNVGSPVSNQRLVLQLIDGLTESYEGIAMMIQQTKPLPDFYEARSRLILEETRKANHAAQSATTEATTLNTQTSYNTRPTYQVQDSNSNNNINRGRGRGRGGRGRGRGRRGGGNFGVGRGQQQPLWPSPHTQQWSTSHSLSPLSQPWAAPYSWPPTHTPPYPYPTNQPCSTAPGLLGPRPSTQQAYATSEKSYTATDLEQAFHTMSLHPPDQNWYMDTGATSHMSNNSGFADTDATPSMQ encoded by the exons ATGGCTGAAAAACTTCACCCTGCTCTCATGATCACCAACATTCGGAACTTTATTCCGATTACTCTCGAGATAGAGAATGCACAATATACCTCCTGGGCTGAACTCTTCAAGATTCACTGTCGTGCATTTGAAGTAATTGATCACATTCAACCTAAAGTCGAATCCACTGCTACTGTAGATGGCAAACAGCCTCCTCCAGTCATGTCTACAGATCTTTGGATTCTCCTTGATGCCATTATCATCCAATGGATATACAGCACCATCTCAAATGACCTCCTCCAAACCATTCTTAAACCCAACTCCACTGTTGCGCAAGCTTGGACTGCCCTTGAAAGTATTTTtcaagataatcaaaacaaacgGGCACTCTATCTCGAACACAAACTGGTCACCACCAAACTTGCAAACTTCCCAAACTGTTCAGCATACTGCCAAGCCCTCAAGATGTTATCTGATCAACTTTCTAACGTGGGTTCACCAGTTTCAAATCAGCGCCTTGTCTTGCAACTGATTGATGGCCTTACTGAGTCTTATGAAGGCATTGCCATGATGATACAACAAACGAAACCTCTCCCGGATTTTTATGAGGCTCGTTCCCGCCTTATTTTGGAAGAAACTAGAAAGGCTAATCATGCAGCCCAATCGGCTACAACTGAAGCAACAACTCTTAATACTCAAACCTCCTACAACACACGCCCTACCTACCAGGTTCAAGATTCAAatagcaacaacaacatcaacaggGGACGTGGCCGTGGAAGGGGCGGACGTGGTCGTGGTCGTGGGAGAAGGGGAGGCGGTAACTTCGGTGTGGGTCGTGGCCAACAGCAACCACTGTGGCCTTCTCCCCACACCCAACAATGGTCAACTTCCCACTCTTTATCTCCCTTATCCCAACCTTGGGCTGCTCCATATTCATGGCCTCCTACACACACACCACCTTATCCCTACCCAACCAACCAACCCTGCTCCACTGCTCCGGGTTTGTTGGGTCCAAGACCTTCTACACAGCAAGCATATGCAACATCTGAAAAGTCCTATACCGCAACTGACTTGGAACAAGCATTTCATACCATGAGCCTCCACCCACCAGACCAGAATTGGTACATGGATACGGGTGCGACCTCCCACATGTCAAACAACTCAG GATTTGCGGACACGGACGCCACTCCTTCGATGCAATAG